TCAAGAGAAGgtttatttatcttttttgcTTCTTGCTTCTAGGTTACAATCTAGTTAAATAAAGTTGCAAATagctgaaaaatttatctttgCTTATCAACTCTGAAGCATTAGTtactgaaaaattaaaagagtGGTcacattaataaaaaaggcAGTATTCGACAAATAACGTACCGTGAATGGCTTATATACTACTTATTACTTCAGTTTGGGGGATAACTTgtgtattaaaaaaattataatatatgtTTACAGACTGTTACTTATTGATTATTAGTGGAATTACCCCTTCCTTATAgtgataaaatataactCGAGAATAAAGTGTGAAATTCAAATGGCAATGTAAAAAATGATTGTATCATAAATTGATGCTAATAAGATTAGACGTAGgctctattttttttcgagCTGTTCTTTCAACTCCTCCACggcatcatcatcttctaaaCCGGAAGTTACTTCAACCAATTTTGTAGTTCCACATTCGTTTCTAACCATTTCTAAAGCACCTGCATAAACCATCTTATATTCTTGAGAAACAACAGTGGCAGGGATCCAATATAACAACATTAAAGGTGTTTGTTTAATACCATCCTTTGTGGTTAATGGATAGGCAACAAGAATATATCTTGGTTTATTATCTGGTAAAGCTTCACCAAGTTCACTCAATTCAGTGACTTCAtccaattcttctttagattcttcatcaataaCAATTTCATAACTCTTGGGGTCTATCATTATAGGCAAGAACTTGATTGTTTCTGATCTTGAAGTAGATATACggaatttttgaatttgttgCTTAGCATCTGTGCTAAAATGGTTCAAAGCGGTAGacattattgatattggtAAATTATAAGAGTTATTTTGtagaattaaatcaattcaGCAAAGTTGGAGCAAATTGtctaaaacaaaaaaaaactactTA
The window above is part of the Henningerozyma blattae CBS 6284 chromosome 2, complete genome genome. Proteins encoded here:
- the AIM7 gene encoding Aim7p (similar to Saccharomyces cerevisiae YDR063W; ancestral locus Anc_8.178), with amino-acid sequence MSTALNHFSTDAKQQIQKFRISTSRSETIKFLPIMIDPKSYEIVIDEESKEELDEVTELSELGEALPDNKPRYILVAYPLTTKDGIKQTPLMLLYWIPATVVSQEYKMVYAGALEMVRNECGTTKLVEVTSGLEDDDAVEELKEQLEKK